The following coding sequences lie in one Caproicibacterium argilliputei genomic window:
- the spoVAE gene encoding stage V sporulation protein AE, whose product MDLLRAFLVGGAICVVGQLLMDLTKLTPARILVSFVTAGVVLGALGIYEPLVNWAGAGATVPLTGFGYLLAKGTKEAVQQQGAVGIFTGGLTACAAGVAAAVAFGYAAALLSRPGDKS is encoded by the coding sequence ATGGATCTTTTACGGGCCTTTCTGGTTGGCGGTGCCATCTGTGTGGTGGGTCAGCTGCTGATGGATTTGACCAAGCTGACACCGGCACGTATTTTAGTGTCGTTTGTAACAGCAGGGGTTGTGCTGGGGGCGCTGGGCATTTACGAACCGCTGGTCAACTGGGCGGGCGCGGGCGCAACCGTGCCGCTGACCGGGTTTGGCTATCTTTTGGCAAAGGGAACGAAAGAAGCGGTGCAGCAGCAGGGCGCGGTTGGAATTTTCACCGGCGGGCTGACCGCCTGCGCGGCCGGCGTGGCGGCGGCGGTGGCGTTTGGTTATGCGGCGGCGCTGCTTTCACGGCCGGGAGATAAAAGCTGA
- the hemW gene encoding radical SAM family heme chaperone HemW — MEPVGLYIHVPFCDGKCPYCDFFSLRGSEKTMDEYTECIVRELKKYKKEYPALQADTLYFGGGTPSLLGARRLCRILTVAKEAFGLENAEITLEANPDKSLKELFGQVRQAGVNRISLGLQSADERELHTLGRQHTAQQAAQAVADARDAGIAKVSLDLMLAVPGQTRQSLRNSIRFCLEAGVTHLSAYLLRVEERTAFWQQRQTLCLPDEEESARLYESACAQLEAGGLRQYEISNFAVPGCESRHNLKYWNLQPYLGFGPAAHSYFLGRRFYRTRSLRAFLNGEEPLPETDEEIPAGSFTEYAMLRLRLTEGLTEAGCRACFGSGIPEEVRRAARRYEAAGLTRTGPAGIQLTTQGFLVSSALLAELLFSDGNGQELA; from the coding sequence ATGGAACCGGTGGGACTCTATATCCATGTGCCGTTTTGTGACGGAAAATGTCCGTACTGCGACTTTTTCTCGCTGCGCGGCAGCGAGAAAACCATGGATGAATATACAGAATGTATTGTTAGAGAACTAAAAAAATACAAAAAGGAATATCCGGCTTTGCAGGCAGATACCCTGTACTTCGGCGGCGGCACGCCGAGCCTGCTGGGTGCGCGGCGGCTTTGCCGGATTTTGACGGTGGCAAAGGAAGCTTTTGGTTTGGAAAATGCGGAGATTACGCTCGAAGCGAATCCGGACAAATCCTTAAAGGAACTGTTCGGGCAGGTTCGGCAGGCGGGTGTCAACCGCATTTCCCTGGGGCTGCAGAGTGCCGATGAGCGAGAGCTGCACACATTGGGCAGGCAGCATACGGCGCAGCAGGCAGCGCAGGCGGTTGCCGACGCACGCGATGCGGGCATTGCAAAGGTTTCGCTGGACTTAATGCTGGCGGTGCCGGGGCAGACCCGGCAGAGCCTGCGCAACAGCATTCGCTTTTGTCTGGAGGCGGGGGTTACCCATCTGTCCGCATATTTGCTGCGGGTGGAGGAGCGCACGGCATTCTGGCAGCAGCGGCAGACTTTGTGCCTGCCCGACGAGGAAGAGTCCGCCCGGCTGTACGAATCTGCCTGTGCACAGCTGGAGGCCGGTGGTCTGCGGCAGTATGAAATCAGCAATTTTGCAGTTCCGGGGTGCGAAAGCAGGCACAACCTGAAGTACTGGAACCTGCAGCCGTACCTGGGATTCGGTCCGGCTGCACATTCCTATTTTTTGGGACGGCGCTTTTACCGGACGCGCTCCCTGCGCGCGTTTCTGAACGGAGAGGAGCCGCTGCCGGAAACGGACGAGGAGATTCCCGCGGGTTCCTTTACGGAGTATGCCATGCTGCGCCTGCGGCTGACAGAAGGGCTGACGGAAGCAGGCTGCCGTGCTTGCTTTGGCAGCGGGATTCCTGAAGAAGTTCGGCGCGCCGCCCGGCGGTATGAAGCGGCAGGGCTGACACGGACGGGGCCGGCAGGCATTCAGCTTACAACGCAGGGATTTTTGGTCAGCAGCGCGCTGCTGGCGGAACTGCTGTTTAGCGATGGAAACGGGCAGGAACTGGCGTGA
- the spoIIP gene encoding stage II sporulation protein P — translation MNVKIKAVGTVLMAVAACACVVARFPSITAQESALAAAGFILPTGAVQALQHGIADTAVSSKQPAVSSAAPVSRSSSASDSSSVVSSPAASAATSSLPTGSGATQQLPDKSLGNQILETDISDTGEEQDGIRVKNANKNHTLDVASVLKEKPPLNIKLDGTPMVLIYHTHTTEAFAGVTRSRDLTKSVVAVGNAIAKSLQAAGIGVVHDTTVHDYPAFNGSYTRSAKTMAKNLAKYPSIQVTLDIHRDTMTSKSGTRYKPTVLVNGKRACQIMIISGCDDDGSLGFPNWEQNLRLAVRLQKGASQMFPHLMRPLNFGSTRYNEQVTPGSLLCEFGTEVNTLDEATYSGALFGQVLAQQLKVLAQGQ, via the coding sequence ATGAACGTAAAAATAAAAGCCGTGGGCACTGTGCTGATGGCGGTTGCCGCCTGTGCCTGCGTGGTTGCGCGCTTTCCATCCATCACCGCGCAGGAAAGCGCGCTGGCCGCCGCTGGGTTTATCCTGCCCACCGGAGCGGTACAGGCTCTGCAGCACGGCATAGCAGACACCGCTGTATCTTCCAAACAACCGGCAGTGTCTTCCGCTGCGCCTGTCTCCCGTTCCTCCTCCGCATCGGATTCCTCCTCCGTAGTTTCCTCTCCCGCAGCAAGCGCTGCCACTTCCTCCCTGCCGACCGGAAGCGGTGCAACCCAGCAATTGCCGGACAAAAGCCTCGGCAATCAAATCTTGGAAACCGATATTTCCGACACAGGCGAGGAGCAGGACGGCATTCGGGTAAAGAATGCCAACAAAAACCACACCCTGGACGTTGCCTCGGTTTTAAAGGAAAAGCCGCCGCTCAACATCAAGCTGGACGGCACCCCTATGGTTTTGATTTACCACACCCATACCACAGAAGCCTTTGCTGGCGTCACCCGCTCGCGTGACCTCACCAAAAGCGTTGTCGCCGTCGGCAACGCCATTGCCAAAAGCCTGCAGGCTGCCGGTATCGGCGTGGTGCACGACACCACCGTGCACGACTACCCCGCCTTTAACGGCAGTTACACCCGCAGTGCCAAAACCATGGCGAAAAACCTGGCGAAGTACCCCTCGATTCAGGTAACTTTGGACATCCACCGTGACACCATGACCTCCAAAAGCGGCACACGCTACAAACCAACCGTGCTGGTAAACGGCAAGCGTGCCTGCCAGATTATGATTATTTCCGGTTGCGACGACGACGGCTCCCTCGGCTTTCCGAACTGGGAGCAAAACCTGCGTCTGGCGGTACGCCTGCAGAAGGGAGCTTCCCAGATGTTTCCGCACCTGATGCGCCCGCTGAACTTCGGCTCCACCCGCTACAACGAACAGGTCACGCCCGGCTCGCTTCTGTGCGAATTTGGCACCGAGGTCAACACCCTAGACGAAGCCACCTACTCCGGCGCCCTGTTTGGTCAGGTACTGGCGCAGCAGTTAAAGGTTCTCGCACAGGGGCAGTAG
- the nagA gene encoding N-acetylglucosamine-6-phosphate deacetylase — translation MLYQNAELLNGDFQLVRADLRTEGERICEVGQALQGEQVTDLSGCLLLPGLVDIHIHGCVGADTCDADPDLLRKMAVHLAQGGVTSFCPTTMTVSEETIRASLRAVREVMQAEQQGAAVLGVNMEGPYINAHKRGAQKESFVEKPDLAQFYSYLEESGKSIKLVDIAPESPDASAFIRGARELCTVSIAHTTADYDTAVQAFHTGVSHVTHLFNAMPGLNHRAPGVVGAVFDSSGVTAELICDGFHIHPAVLRIAFRQLGAARICVISDSMRAAGLPDGVSELGGQTVYVKNGEARLADGTIAGSTTNLLKEVQNLVSFGIPLPDAVQAASLTPAREIREDHTRGSLVPGKLADLLVLDRETLALRQVICRGRRVV, via the coding sequence ATGCTGTATCAAAATGCGGAACTACTAAATGGAGATTTTCAGCTGGTACGCGCGGATTTGCGCACAGAGGGCGAGCGCATCTGCGAAGTTGGACAAGCTCTGCAGGGCGAGCAGGTGACAGACCTTTCCGGCTGCCTGCTGCTGCCCGGACTGGTGGATATTCACATCCACGGCTGCGTGGGGGCGGACACCTGCGATGCCGACCCGGATTTGCTTCGAAAGATGGCGGTGCATCTGGCGCAGGGCGGCGTCACATCGTTCTGCCCCACGACCATGACCGTCAGTGAGGAAACCATCCGCGCGTCCCTGCGCGCTGTGCGTGAAGTCATGCAGGCGGAGCAGCAGGGGGCGGCTGTGCTGGGTGTGAACATGGAGGGGCCGTACATCAATGCGCACAAGCGTGGTGCGCAGAAGGAGTCCTTCGTAGAAAAGCCGGATTTGGCGCAGTTTTATTCTTATTTGGAAGAAAGCGGGAAAAGCATTAAGCTGGTGGACATTGCCCCGGAAAGTCCCGACGCCAGTGCGTTTATCCGCGGCGCGCGGGAACTCTGCACAGTGAGCATTGCACACACAACGGCGGATTATGACACGGCGGTACAGGCATTTCACACAGGTGTTTCGCACGTGACGCACCTGTTCAATGCCATGCCGGGACTGAACCACCGCGCGCCGGGCGTGGTGGGGGCAGTATTTGACAGCAGCGGGGTTACTGCGGAGCTCATCTGCGACGGGTTCCACATTCATCCGGCGGTGCTGCGCATTGCGTTCCGGCAGCTGGGCGCAGCGCGCATCTGCGTCATCAGCGACAGTATGCGTGCGGCAGGTCTGCCGGATGGCGTATCGGAGCTGGGCGGTCAGACCGTTTATGTGAAAAACGGAGAGGCGCGGCTGGCGGACGGCACGATTGCCGGTTCCACGACTAATTTACTCAAAGAAGTGCAGAACCTCGTTTCGTTCGGGATTCCACTGCCGGATGCCGTGCAGGCTGCGAGCCTGACGCCTGCGCGCGAAATCCGTGAAGACCACACACGCGGGTCGCTGGTGCCGGGCAAGTTGGCGGATTTGCTGGTTTTGGACAGGGAAACACTGGCACTGCGGCAGGTCATCTGCAGGGGCAGACGGGTAGTATAA
- the lepA gene encoding translation elongation factor 4 — protein MQIPRERIRNFSIIAHIDHGKSTLADRILEQTKSVPLREMENQILDDMDLERERGITIKAHAVTLVYTAKDGLDYVFNLIDTPGHVDFNYEVSRSLAACEGAVLVVDASQGIEAQTLANTYLAADAGLEVVPVINKIDLPSADPDRVKKEIEDVIGIPAQDAPCISAKTGLNIPAVMEQIVHLIPPPQGDSTAPLQALIFDSYYDAYKGVIAHVRIVQGMVHTGDTIHMMSTGCNFTVVECGYMRATSFEPSGTLEAGEVGYITASIKAVKEARVGDTITLADRPAAEALPGYRAAQPMVFCGIYPADGAKYPDLRDALEKLQLNDAALSYEPETSAALGFGFRCGFLGLLHMEIVQERLEREYNLDLVTTAPSVVYEITLTDGTELKIDNPTNYPDPSTIAEAKEPIANAHIYTPSEYVGNIMELCQERRGVFEDMQYIDTDRVDIHYRLPLNEIVYDFFDALKSRTRGYASFDYELAGYEKSNLVKLDIMINSEVVDALSFIIHADKAYTRARKMAEKLKDKIPRQLFEVPIQACIGGRIIARETVKALRKDVLAKCYGGDISRKKKLLEKQKEGKKRMRQVGSVELPQDAFMAVLKLDE, from the coding sequence TTGCAGATTCCACGTGAACGGATCCGGAACTTCAGCATCATCGCACATATTGACCACGGCAAGTCCACGCTGGCGGACCGCATTCTGGAGCAGACAAAGTCCGTGCCCCTGCGCGAGATGGAAAATCAGATTCTGGACGACATGGATTTGGAGCGTGAACGCGGCATTACCATTAAAGCACACGCGGTCACGCTCGTCTATACCGCAAAGGACGGCTTGGACTATGTTTTTAATTTAATTGACACGCCCGGTCACGTTGACTTTAATTACGAGGTCAGCCGCTCGCTGGCCGCCTGCGAAGGCGCTGTGCTGGTGGTGGACGCCAGTCAGGGCATCGAGGCACAGACGCTGGCAAACACCTATCTGGCGGCGGATGCCGGGCTGGAAGTTGTGCCGGTCATCAATAAAATTGACCTGCCCAGCGCCGACCCCGACCGCGTCAAAAAGGAAATTGAAGACGTCATCGGCATTCCCGCGCAGGATGCCCCTTGCATCAGCGCCAAAACCGGCTTAAACATTCCCGCTGTGATGGAACAGATTGTCCACCTGATTCCGCCACCGCAGGGCGACAGCACCGCACCGCTGCAAGCGCTGATCTTTGACTCCTATTACGATGCTTACAAGGGCGTCATCGCGCACGTGCGCATTGTGCAGGGCATGGTGCACACCGGCGACACCATCCACATGATGTCCACCGGTTGCAACTTCACCGTTGTGGAGTGCGGCTATATGCGCGCCACCTCGTTTGAGCCATCCGGAACGCTGGAGGCTGGCGAGGTCGGTTACATCACCGCCTCCATCAAAGCGGTTAAGGAAGCCCGCGTTGGCGACACCATCACGCTGGCAGACCGCCCTGCGGCCGAAGCGCTGCCCGGCTACCGCGCCGCACAGCCGATGGTTTTCTGCGGCATTTATCCTGCGGACGGCGCGAAATACCCCGACCTGCGCGATGCCCTCGAAAAGCTGCAGCTCAACGATGCCGCGCTTTCCTATGAACCGGAAACCAGCGCCGCGCTCGGCTTCGGCTTTCGATGCGGATTTCTGGGCCTTCTGCACATGGAAATCGTACAGGAACGGCTGGAACGGGAGTATAACCTGGACTTGGTCACCACCGCGCCGAGCGTGGTGTATGAGATTACCCTGACGGACGGCACCGAGCTGAAAATCGACAATCCCACCAACTATCCGGATCCCTCCACCATTGCAGAGGCGAAAGAGCCCATCGCCAACGCGCATATTTACACCCCCAGCGAGTACGTGGGCAACATCATGGAACTGTGCCAAGAGCGCCGCGGCGTTTTTGAAGATATGCAGTACATCGACACCGACCGTGTTGACATTCATTACCGTCTGCCGCTCAACGAAATCGTATACGACTTCTTTGACGCGCTGAAAAGCCGCACCCGCGGCTACGCCAGCTTTGACTATGAACTTGCAGGCTATGAAAAGAGCAATCTGGTAAAACTGGACATTATGATCAACAGCGAAGTCGTGGACGCCCTGAGCTTCATCATCCATGCGGACAAAGCTTACACCCGCGCACGGAAAATGGCAGAAAAACTGAAAGACAAAATTCCGCGCCAGCTGTTTGAGGTGCCGATTCAAGCGTGCATCGGCGGCCGCATTATCGCGCGCGAAACCGTTAAGGCGCTTCGCAAGGACGTACTTGCTAAATGCTATGGCGGCGACATCTCCCGCAAGAAAAAGCTGCTGGAAAAGCAGAAGGAAGGCAAAAAGCGTATGCGCCAGGTCGGTTCCGTCGAACTGCCGCAGGACGCCTTCATGGCGGTGCTCAAACTCGACGAGTAA
- a CDS encoding MATE family efflux transporter, translating into MTKDLTHGSPIKLIFFFTIPLLIGNLFQQLYSMADTLIVGRTLGVDALAAVGCTGGITFLILGFAQGVTAGLSILTAQRFGAQDAAGVRKSFATGILFSAGVTVLLTAVSVPLARTILRLLNTPAEIEEQAYEFIVVILAGIVASMLFNLLSNIIRALGDSRTPLVFLVIASVLNIALDFLFILNFHMGVAGAGYATVIAQLVSCACCVIFIAKKLPILHLHRQDWHVTRQDFYAHARLALPMGFQSSIIAMGTLILQAALNGLGATAVASYTAASKVDQLAIQVMMSFGMTMATFAAQNYGAGKMDRIRKGVRQCLTVSILLSLVMTCINIFLGKYLVRLFVDNAAGVIDLAQVYLVINSSFYFILAVLFVIRYTLQGLGKSFVPTFAGIMELVMRTVAALALVGPFGFAGASASNPLAWLGSAVPLCIAYFVTMRRLPTGKDTA; encoded by the coding sequence TTGACCAAGGATCTGACGCATGGCAGCCCCATCAAACTTATCTTTTTCTTCACCATTCCGCTTCTGATTGGCAACCTGTTTCAGCAGCTTTACAGCATGGCAGACACCCTCATCGTCGGACGCACGCTTGGCGTGGATGCCCTTGCGGCGGTCGGCTGTACCGGCGGCATCACCTTTTTAATCCTCGGTTTCGCCCAGGGAGTGACCGCCGGACTTTCCATCCTCACCGCACAGCGCTTCGGCGCGCAGGATGCAGCCGGCGTGCGCAAAAGCTTTGCCACCGGAATTCTGTTTTCCGCCGGTGTCACGGTACTGCTGACAGCCGTCAGCGTACCGCTGGCGCGCACCATTCTGCGCCTGCTGAACACCCCCGCGGAAATTGAAGAGCAGGCTTACGAATTTATCGTCGTAATTCTCGCCGGCATTGTCGCCTCCATGCTGTTTAACCTGCTTTCCAATATCATCCGCGCTCTGGGCGACAGCCGCACGCCGCTTGTTTTTCTGGTAATCGCTTCGGTACTCAATATTGCACTGGACTTTCTGTTTATCTTGAACTTTCACATGGGCGTGGCGGGCGCGGGTTACGCAACGGTCATCGCCCAGTTGGTTTCCTGTGCTTGCTGCGTCATTTTTATTGCAAAAAAGCTGCCGATTCTGCACCTGCACCGGCAGGACTGGCACGTGACCCGACAGGATTTTTACGCGCACGCGCGTCTGGCACTGCCCATGGGATTTCAAAGCAGCATTATCGCCATGGGCACGCTGATTCTGCAGGCGGCATTGAACGGTCTGGGTGCAACCGCCGTAGCCTCTTACACAGCGGCAAGCAAAGTGGACCAGCTCGCGATTCAGGTTATGATGTCCTTCGGCATGACTATGGCAACCTTTGCGGCGCAAAACTACGGTGCAGGCAAAATGGACCGAATCCGCAAGGGCGTGCGCCAGTGCCTGACAGTTTCCATCCTGCTCAGTCTGGTCATGACCTGCATCAACATCTTCCTTGGCAAGTATCTGGTGCGCCTGTTTGTGGACAACGCCGCCGGGGTAATTGACCTTGCGCAGGTGTACTTAGTGATTAACAGCAGCTTTTATTTTATTCTAGCGGTGCTGTTTGTCATCCGCTACACCCTGCAGGGACTCGGCAAAAGCTTTGTGCCGACTTTTGCGGGCATTATGGAACTGGTCATGCGTACCGTGGCGGCGCTGGCGCTGGTCGGGCCGTTCGGTTTTGCGGGCGCGTCCGCATCCAATCCGCTGGCGTGGC
- the gpr gene encoding GPR endopeptidase: MGYRTDLAMERASVKAQKEEIHGLQVSRMEEKGVHYITVEAPQITGTIDGDGKLRALLTQELQELLPAEGEVLVAGLGNPQVTPDALGPLCADRMLATRHVRGKLAADVGLGGLRSVSVTKPGVLGTTGVETAELLQALIRQLHPAAVVAVDAMAAGRLHRLGKTVQISDGGISPGAGVGNDRPSLCEETLGIPVIGLGVPTVVDAATLCSDLCSQEVEGASRMMVTPREVDTLVVRAAHLLALALNCALNPSLEPEVYEQLVAV; this comes from the coding sequence GTGGGGTACCGCACAGACTTGGCAATGGAACGCGCGAGCGTAAAAGCGCAGAAAGAAGAAATTCACGGGCTGCAGGTCAGCCGGATGGAGGAAAAGGGCGTACACTATATTACCGTGGAGGCGCCGCAGATTACGGGCACCATTGACGGTGACGGCAAGCTGCGGGCGCTGCTGACACAGGAACTGCAGGAGCTGCTGCCCGCAGAGGGAGAGGTACTGGTGGCGGGGTTGGGCAATCCGCAGGTCACACCGGACGCGCTTGGCCCACTTTGCGCGGACAGGATGCTTGCCACCCGCCACGTGCGCGGCAAACTGGCGGCAGACGTGGGTTTGGGCGGTCTGCGCAGCGTGTCGGTCACCAAGCCGGGGGTTTTGGGCACCACCGGCGTGGAAACGGCGGAACTTCTGCAGGCGCTCATCCGCCAGCTGCACCCGGCGGCGGTGGTGGCGGTGGATGCCATGGCGGCGGGGCGGCTGCACCGGCTGGGAAAAACCGTACAGATTAGCGACGGCGGCATTTCTCCAGGCGCGGGCGTGGGGAATGACCGACCTTCGCTGTGCGAAGAAACGCTGGGCATACCGGTCATCGGTCTGGGGGTGCCGACGGTGGTGGACGCGGCGACGCTGTGCAGTGATTTGTGTTCACAGGAGGTAGAGGGCGCTTCCCGTATGATGGTTACGCCGCGCGAGGTGGACACGCTGGTGGTGCGTGCGGCACATCTGCTGGCACTGGCACTGAATTGTGCGCTGAACCCCAGTCTGGAGCCAGAGGTGTACGAACAGCTGGTGGCGGTATAA
- the rpsT gene encoding 30S ribosomal protein S20, giving the protein MPNIKSAKKRVKVIATKAARNKAINSGLKTDIKKANTAIESGDANKAEAVRVAVKAIDQAAAKGILKKNAAARRKSSLARKLNAAG; this is encoded by the coding sequence ATGCCGAACATTAAATCCGCTAAGAAGCGCGTGAAGGTCATTGCTACCAAAGCCGCACGGAACAAAGCCATCAACTCCGGACTGAAAACCGATATCAAAAAGGCGAATACTGCCATTGAATCCGGTGATGCAAATAAGGCAGAAGCTGTCCGCGTTGCCGTTAAGGCGATTGATCAGGCTGCCGCAAAGGGTATCCTGAAAAAGAACGCCGCTGCCAGAAGAAAGAGCTCTCTGGCTCGGAAGCTCAACGCCGCAGGCTGA